In a genomic window of Streptomyces katrae:
- a CDS encoding GNAT family N-acetyltransferase gives MIRTALLEDLDAIAALHTRARATYYRGRIPEQAYAGETELARCREGWSRAVRRTEAEGRVFCAERDGQITGVAAFLTADGQTTLTQLHVDPVHWRRGTGAALHAACVTAWRRAGVERVRLEVYEHNLRAQAFYASHGWRPDPSAAPSGSHRTLWLEVGEGSGE, from the coding sequence ATGATCAGGACCGCACTCCTCGAAGATCTGGACGCCATCGCCGCCCTGCACACCCGGGCGCGCGCCACCTACTACCGGGGGCGCATACCCGAGCAGGCCTACGCGGGCGAGACCGAGCTGGCCCGCTGCCGCGAGGGCTGGTCCCGCGCGGTGAGACGGACGGAGGCGGAGGGCCGGGTGTTCTGCGCCGAGCGGGACGGGCAGATCACCGGGGTCGCCGCCTTCCTCACCGCCGACGGCCAGACCACCCTCACCCAGCTGCACGTGGACCCCGTCCACTGGCGCCGGGGCACCGGAGCCGCCCTGCACGCCGCCTGCGTCACCGCCTGGCGCCGGGCCGGCGTCGAACGGGTCCGCCTGGAGGTCTACGAACACAACCTCCGCGCCCAGGCCTTCTACGCCTCCCACGGCTGGCGCCCCGACCCCTCGGCCGCCCCCTCCGGGTCCCACCGCACCCTGTGGCTGGAGGTGGGGGAAGGCTCCGGGGAATGA
- a CDS encoding peptidoglycan D,D-transpeptidase FtsI family protein, translating into MNKTIRRASVFCLLLVLALLVRVTWVQAYQGQALADNKNNRRNLIGQYENPLGNIIVGGTAITGSEKTGGKDFGYKRTYTDGPLYAPITGYSSQAFGTSMLEGVYKNVLNGSDSRLKTVMDVLTNKRAAPGNVLTTIDKDVQKAAYDALDGKQGAAVAMDPSTGEILAVVNNPSYDPGRISGAGDQAAWDELSADKGKAMENVALRKPQAPGSTFKLVTLAAAIENGVVSSIDQPTGVPGNYTIPGTRTKLPSEAGDEACNNASARTALRLSCNNVFAELASKLGQDKMRAMAEKLGFNTQIDTPVRTNPPSKYPTKKLSVDQVAQTGIGQFDVQATPLQMAMVTSAIENGGKLAAPHMVSEVTDSGGTVLESFKEPKTQQVMSPRTASMLQDAMRTVATEGGGKPAQVAGAEVGGKTGTAQRGVNNNIPPLAWFTSYGKAGGKQIAVAVMIENSDTDRSEIGGGKLAAPIAQKMMAAWLKK; encoded by the coding sequence ATGAACAAGACGATCAGGCGTGCGTCGGTCTTCTGTCTGCTTCTGGTGCTGGCCCTTTTGGTGCGGGTCACCTGGGTGCAGGCGTACCAAGGCCAGGCCCTCGCAGACAACAAGAACAACCGCCGCAACCTCATCGGGCAGTACGAGAACCCGCTGGGCAACATCATCGTGGGCGGAACGGCGATCACCGGATCGGAGAAGACGGGCGGCAAGGACTTCGGCTACAAGCGCACCTACACGGACGGCCCCCTGTACGCCCCGATCACCGGCTACAGCTCCCAGGCCTTCGGCACCAGCATGCTGGAGGGCGTCTACAAGAACGTGCTCAACGGCTCGGACAGCCGGCTGAAGACGGTGATGGACGTCCTCACCAACAAGCGCGCCGCCCCGGGCAACGTCCTGACCACCATCGACAAGGACGTCCAGAAGGCCGCCTACGACGCCCTCGACGGCAAGCAGGGCGCCGCCGTGGCCATGGACCCGTCGACCGGCGAGATCCTCGCCGTGGTCAACAACCCCTCCTACGACCCGGGCCGGATCTCGGGGGCCGGCGACCAGGCCGCCTGGGACGAGCTGTCCGCCGACAAGGGCAAGGCCATGGAGAACGTGGCGCTGCGCAAGCCCCAGGCCCCCGGCTCCACCTTCAAGCTGGTGACCCTGGCCGCGGCGATCGAGAACGGCGTGGTCTCCAGCATCGACCAGCCGACCGGCGTCCCCGGCAACTACACGATCCCCGGCACCCGGACGAAGCTGCCCAGCGAGGCGGGCGACGAGGCCTGCAACAACGCCTCCGCCCGCACCGCCCTCCGGCTGTCCTGCAACAACGTCTTCGCCGAGCTGGCCTCCAAGCTCGGCCAGGACAAGATGCGGGCCATGGCGGAGAAGCTCGGCTTCAACACGCAGATCGACACCCCGGTCCGCACCAACCCGCCGAGCAAGTACCCGACGAAGAAGCTGTCCGTCGACCAGGTCGCGCAGACGGGTATCGGCCAGTTCGACGTCCAGGCCACCCCGCTGCAGATGGCCATGGTGACCTCCGCCATCGAGAACGGCGGCAAGCTCGCCGCTCCGCACATGGTCTCGGAGGTGACGGACTCCGGCGGCACCGTGCTGGAGAGCTTCAAGGAGCCGAAGACCCAGCAGGTGATGAGCCCCAGGACCGCCTCGATGCTCCAGGACGCCATGCGCACCGTCGCCACCGAGGGCGGCGGCAAGCCCGCGCAGGTGGCGGGCGCCGAGGTCGGCGGCAAGACGGGCACCGCCCAGCGCGGCGTGAACAACAACATCCCGCCCCTCGCCTGGTTCACCTCCTACGGCAAGGCAGGCGGCAAGCAGATCGCCGTCGCCGTCATGATCGAGAACTCGGACACCGACCGCTCCGAGATCGGCGGCGGCAAGCTGGCCGCCCCGATCGCGCAGAAGATGATGGCGGCGTGGCTGAAGAAGTAG
- a CDS encoding response regulator transcription factor has translation MSRPPLRVVIADDERMVRTALRVILDAEAGLEVVGEAATGAEAVSLVRSLAPDVALMDVRMPEIDGIRATEQILATMADPPRIVVVTTFENDAYVYDALRAGASGFLLKRADPEELIGAVRLVARGDSLLFPAAVRTLAAAHTSAAPPAPPAWAARLTDREADVLRLMATGLSNHEMSGHLGVGLQTVKTHVAAVLAKTGSRDRTQAVIAAYEGGFLMKRA, from the coding sequence ATGAGCCGGCCGCCGCTGCGCGTGGTCATCGCCGACGACGAGCGGATGGTGCGCACCGCCCTGCGGGTCATCCTCGACGCCGAAGCCGGGCTGGAGGTGGTCGGCGAGGCCGCCACCGGCGCAGAGGCCGTCTCCCTGGTGCGCTCCCTGGCCCCCGACGTCGCCCTGATGGACGTGCGGATGCCCGAGATCGACGGCATCCGGGCCACGGAGCAGATCCTCGCCACCATGGCCGACCCGCCCAGGATCGTGGTCGTCACCACCTTCGAGAACGACGCCTACGTCTACGACGCGCTGCGCGCGGGCGCGTCCGGTTTCCTCCTCAAGCGCGCCGATCCCGAAGAGCTCATCGGCGCGGTCCGGCTGGTCGCCCGCGGGGACTCCCTGCTCTTCCCGGCGGCCGTCCGCACCCTGGCCGCCGCCCACACCTCCGCGGCCCCGCCCGCACCCCCGGCCTGGGCCGCCCGGCTCACGGACCGGGAGGCCGACGTCCTGCGCCTGATGGCCACCGGACTGTCCAACCACGAGATGAGCGGGCACCTGGGGGTGGGCCTGCAGACGGTCAAGACGCATGTGGCCGCCGTCCTCGCCAAGACCGGCTCCCGCGACCGTACCCAGGCGGTCATCGCCGCCTACGAGGGGGGCTTCCTGATGAAGAGAGCCTGA
- a CDS encoding sensor histidine kinase, with protein sequence MSAAVRRRPGLLLGRRARLRWVHLVLGGALLMPYFLLTDVVVGAAAGGVNALASLPLTLLSYAASLPLVALTGLFGLVRPLSATAARTMAAVPGDRLADGPARSWAARRRASAWWTLHLGIGAVVSGMSLAVPPMGVVLIVMPFSGALRASASGTAWFSEEAEPYLSPLTGVVLLAALAAVCAGAGALLARLAPVLLGPTAEDRLAAAEERAADLAVRNRLARELHDAVGHALSAVTLQAGAARRVLDSDPAFVREALAAIEETTRRTVGELDAVLGLLRDGDPARADAMPAPTLAGDLDGLLARTRAGGTVLTVEQDPGPAGDWAQLPAIASREAYRIVQEGLSNALRHGAGPVSLLIRVHTSDGSRELEITMTNPPAQAPPAHDGGGARSRGGRGLRGAAERAALLGGRVEAGPLGEDWRLRAVLPLGTPAPGSGGGR encoded by the coding sequence TTGTCCGCGGCGGTACGGCGCCGGCCCGGGCTGCTGCTGGGACGGCGGGCCCGGCTGCGGTGGGTACACCTGGTACTCGGCGGGGCCCTGCTCATGCCCTACTTCCTGCTCACCGATGTGGTGGTGGGCGCGGCGGCCGGCGGGGTCAACGCGCTGGCCTCCCTCCCGCTGACCCTGCTCTCCTACGCGGCCTCCCTGCCGCTGGTCGCCCTGACCGGGCTGTTCGGACTGGTCCGGCCGCTGTCGGCGACCGCCGCCCGGACCATGGCCGCGGTGCCGGGGGACCGGCTGGCGGACGGCCCGGCCCGTTCCTGGGCGGCCCGCCGGCGGGCCTCGGCCTGGTGGACCCTGCACCTGGGCATCGGGGCGGTGGTCAGCGGGATGAGCCTGGCGGTACCGCCCATGGGCGTGGTGCTGATCGTCATGCCGTTCTCCGGGGCCCTGCGCGCCTCGGCCTCGGGCACGGCCTGGTTCAGCGAGGAGGCGGAGCCCTACCTCTCCCCGCTCACCGGGGTCGTGCTGCTGGCCGCGCTCGCCGCCGTCTGCGCCGGTGCGGGGGCGCTGCTGGCCCGGCTCGCGCCCGTGCTCCTCGGGCCGACCGCGGAGGACCGGCTGGCCGCCGCCGAGGAACGGGCCGCCGACCTGGCGGTGCGCAACCGGCTGGCCCGCGAACTGCACGACGCCGTGGGGCACGCCCTCAGCGCCGTCACCCTCCAGGCGGGAGCGGCCCGGCGGGTGCTCGACAGCGACCCGGCGTTCGTCCGCGAGGCGCTGGCCGCGATCGAGGAGACCACCCGGCGCACCGTCGGCGAGCTGGACGCGGTCCTCGGCCTGCTCCGGGACGGGGACCCGGCCCGGGCCGACGCCATGCCCGCCCCGACCTTGGCCGGCGACCTCGACGGGCTGCTCGCCCGCACCCGGGCCGGCGGCACGGTCCTGACGGTCGAGCAGGACCCCGGCCCGGCGGGGGACTGGGCGCAGCTCCCGGCGATCGCCTCCCGCGAGGCGTACCGGATCGTCCAGGAAGGCCTGAGCAACGCCCTGCGCCACGGCGCGGGCCCCGTCAGCCTGCTGATCCGCGTCCACACGTCCGACGGCTCCCGCGAACTGGAGATCACCATGACCAACCCGCCCGCCCAGGCCCCGCCCGCTCACGACGGCGGAGGAGCGCGCAGCAGGGGAGGCCGCGGGCTGCGCGGCGCCGCCGAACGGGCCGCCCTGCTCGGCGGTCGCGTCGAGGCCGGACCCCTCGGGGAGGACTGGCGGCTGCGGGCGGTCCTGCCGCTCGGCACCCCCGCCCCGGGCTCGGGAGGAGGCCGATGA
- a CDS encoding IclR family transcriptional regulator produces the protein MTTADTAEAGPPAAAPPVKSAVRTVLLLEHFAAHPGLHSLADIQSDLSLPKSSLYMLLRTLVNLGWVETDATGTRYGIGVRALLVGSSYIDGDEVVAAARPSLDRLSDDTTETIHLARLDGTSVVYLATRPSRHYLRPFTRVGRRLPVHSTALGKALLATHTDEEVRRMLPKRLEAVTEHTITDRERLVEELALVREQGYAVDREENTLGLRCFGVAVPYRTPARDAVSCSVPVARLTEDHERTIKAALFEARDRLSVVTRRM, from the coding sequence ATGACGACAGCCGACACGGCCGAGGCGGGACCCCCCGCCGCGGCGCCGCCCGTGAAGTCCGCGGTGCGCACCGTCCTGCTGCTGGAGCACTTCGCGGCCCACCCGGGACTGCACAGCCTCGCCGACATCCAGAGCGACCTCTCCCTGCCCAAGTCCAGCCTCTACATGCTGCTGCGCACCCTGGTGAACCTGGGCTGGGTCGAGACGGACGCCACCGGCACCCGCTACGGCATCGGCGTCCGGGCCCTGCTCGTCGGCAGCTCGTACATCGACGGGGACGAGGTGGTCGCGGCCGCCCGGCCCAGCCTGGACCGGCTCTCCGACGACACCACCGAGACCATCCACCTGGCCCGCCTCGACGGGACCAGCGTCGTCTACCTCGCCACCCGGCCGTCGCGACACTACCTGCGCCCCTTCACCCGGGTCGGACGGCGGTTGCCCGTCCACTCCACCGCCCTCGGAAAGGCGCTGCTGGCCACGCACACCGACGAGGAGGTGCGCCGGATGCTCCCCAAGCGGCTCGAGGCCGTCACCGAGCACACCATCACCGACCGGGAACGGCTGGTGGAGGAGCTGGCGCTGGTGCGGGAGCAGGGCTACGCCGTGGACCGGGAGGAGAACACGCTCGGGCTGCGCTGCTTCGGGGTGGCCGTCCCGTACCGGACGCCGGCCAGGGACGCGGTGAGCTGCTCGGTGCCGGTGGCCCGGCTGACGGAGGACCACGAGCGGACGATCAAGGCGGCCCTGTTCGAGGCGCGGGACCGGCTGTCGGTGGTGACGCGGCGCATGTGA
- a CDS encoding aldehyde dehydrogenase (NADP(+)): MTANPVWSVDPRTGKQRGRVAAEATATDVDRAVRAAHAARGALADAGTRAAFLRAAADLLDGAAARVVEAADAETALGGARLTGELARTTGQLRAFADVVEEGAYLDVRIDRADPSLTPPRPELRRYKVPLGVVAVYAASNFPLAFSVPGGDTASALAAGCPVVVKAHPDHPATSELCGELLRRAASASGLPADVVTVVHGFDAGLELIRHPLVSAAGFTGSIRGGRALFDAAAARPVPIPFHGELGSLNPVVVTPAAAAERAEEIGSGLAASVTLGVGQFCVKPGLVLVPEGADGDLLTGALAKQLGQTGPGVLLDHRMRDGFIAGVRERGALPGVTAPVTPGSGGEHTVGAGYLEVAAARLLEGGPYDLLLEECFGPVTVVVRYSGADEAAAVLGRLGGNLSATLQLSRAETEGAPGPAAALIAQATGLAGRIVVNGWPTGVAVAPAQHHGGPYPAATSHSTSVGGTAIERWLRPVAYQSVPDPLLPPELREGNPLGLPRRVTGA, translated from the coding sequence ATGACGGCGAATCCAGTCTGGAGTGTGGACCCCCGCACCGGGAAGCAGCGCGGACGGGTTGCGGCGGAGGCCACAGCCACGGACGTGGACCGGGCCGTGCGCGCGGCCCACGCCGCGCGCGGCGCCCTGGCGGACGCGGGCACCCGCGCCGCCTTCCTGCGGGCCGCCGCCGACCTGCTCGACGGGGCCGCCGCCCGGGTCGTGGAGGCCGCCGACGCCGAGACGGCGCTGGGCGGCGCCCGCCTCACCGGCGAGCTCGCCCGCACCACCGGCCAGCTGCGTGCCTTCGCCGACGTGGTCGAGGAGGGCGCCTACCTCGACGTCCGGATCGACCGGGCCGATCCCTCCCTCACCCCGCCGCGCCCCGAACTGCGCCGCTACAAGGTGCCGCTGGGGGTGGTCGCCGTCTACGCCGCCTCCAACTTCCCGCTCGCCTTCTCCGTGCCCGGCGGGGACACCGCGAGCGCCCTGGCGGCCGGCTGCCCGGTCGTGGTCAAGGCCCACCCGGACCACCCGGCCACCTCCGAACTGTGCGGGGAGCTGCTGCGCCGGGCGGCCTCGGCGAGCGGGCTGCCGGCGGACGTGGTGACGGTGGTCCACGGGTTCGACGCCGGTCTGGAGCTGATCCGCCACCCGCTGGTCTCCGCCGCCGGGTTCACCGGTTCCATCCGGGGCGGGCGGGCCCTGTTCGACGCGGCCGCCGCCCGTCCGGTGCCCATCCCCTTCCACGGCGAGCTCGGCTCCCTGAACCCGGTCGTGGTCACCCCGGCGGCCGCGGCCGAGCGCGCCGAGGAGATCGGTTCCGGACTCGCCGCCTCCGTGACCCTGGGCGTCGGCCAGTTCTGCGTGAAGCCCGGCCTGGTCCTGGTTCCCGAGGGCGCGGACGGAGACCTGCTCACCGGCGCGCTCGCCAAGCAGCTCGGGCAGACCGGTCCGGGGGTGCTGCTCGACCACCGGATGCGGGACGGCTTCATCGCCGGGGTCCGCGAACGCGGCGCCCTCCCCGGGGTCACCGCCCCCGTCACCCCCGGGTCCGGCGGGGAGCACACCGTCGGCGCGGGGTATCTGGAGGTCGCGGCGGCGCGCCTGCTGGAGGGCGGCCCGTACGACCTGCTCCTGGAGGAGTGCTTCGGCCCGGTGACCGTCGTCGTCCGCTACTCCGGAGCGGACGAGGCCGCCGCCGTGCTGGGCCGGCTCGGCGGCAACCTGAGCGCCACCCTCCAGCTGTCACGGGCCGAGACCGAAGGCGCCCCGGGCCCGGCCGCCGCGCTGATCGCGCAGGCCACGGGGCTGGCGGGGCGGATCGTGGTGAACGGCTGGCCCACCGGCGTCGCGGTGGCCCCGGCCCAGCACCACGGCGGGCCCTACCCGGCGGCCACCTCGCACTCCACCTCCGTCGGCGGCACGGCGATCGAGCGCTGGCTGCGCCCGGTGGCGTACCAGTCGGTGCCGGACCCGCTGCTCCCGCCGGAGCTGCGCGAGGGCAACCCGCTGGGCCTGCCGCGCCGGGTCACCGGCGCCTGA
- a CDS encoding TerD family protein produces the protein MTPGSNLPLNTTRVTVDVAAPVRLDVSGLLLAADGKVRSDADFIFYNQPTGPGVSYRSGGGAAPDSITVDTGALPPGIERIVVTASPDAAGQSFQGIEPTATVRDAAGGAVIATFTPPRLGAETALVVVEVYQRGGVWKVRAVGQGYANGLAGIATDFGVSVDEEPAAPAAVAPPAPAPVAAPPMPSAPPPAPSAPPAPAPASGKINLDKGRVSLQKNQTVSLVKGGRPLLSQVKMGLGWEPAFGGRDIDLDASVIAYGPQRNFVDACYFGKLSILGGSVKHSGDNLTGEGAGDDEVIVVDLGRLPAEISGLVFTVNSFSGQKFTEVAKAYCRLIDAATDEELVRFDLTGAEPQTGVMMAKLIRQFSGEWEMTAMGDFVKSRTVRGMVKPAAESL, from the coding sequence ATGACCCCTGGTTCCAACCTGCCGCTCAACACCACCCGCGTGACGGTGGACGTGGCTGCTCCGGTACGGCTCGACGTGTCGGGCCTGCTGCTCGCGGCGGACGGCAAGGTGCGTTCCGACGCCGACTTCATCTTCTACAACCAGCCCACCGGGCCCGGCGTCAGCTACCGGTCCGGCGGCGGCGCGGCGCCGGACTCGATCACCGTGGACACGGGTGCGCTGCCGCCCGGTATCGAGCGGATCGTGGTCACGGCCAGCCCGGACGCCGCGGGGCAGAGCTTCCAGGGCATCGAGCCCACCGCCACCGTGCGGGACGCGGCCGGCGGCGCGGTGATCGCCACCTTCACCCCGCCCCGGCTCGGGGCGGAGACCGCCCTGGTGGTCGTGGAGGTGTACCAGCGCGGCGGAGTGTGGAAGGTGCGCGCGGTCGGCCAGGGGTACGCCAACGGGCTGGCGGGCATCGCCACCGACTTCGGGGTCTCCGTCGACGAGGAGCCGGCCGCCCCCGCAGCGGTCGCGCCGCCGGCTCCGGCCCCCGTCGCCGCCCCGCCCATGCCCTCGGCGCCCCCGCCGGCCCCCTCCGCGCCCCCGGCCCCCGCCCCGGCCTCGGGGAAGATCAACCTGGACAAGGGCCGGGTCAGTCTCCAGAAGAACCAGACCGTCTCCCTCGTCAAGGGCGGCCGCCCGCTGCTCTCGCAGGTCAAGATGGGCCTCGGCTGGGAGCCCGCGTTCGGCGGCCGCGACATCGACCTCGACGCGTCCGTCATCGCCTACGGCCCGCAGCGCAACTTCGTCGACGCCTGCTACTTCGGCAAGCTGTCCATCCTGGGCGGCTCGGTCAAGCACTCGGGCGACAACCTGACGGGTGAGGGCGCCGGGGACGACGAGGTGATCGTCGTGGACCTCGGCCGGCTGCCCGCCGAGATCAGCGGGCTGGTCTTCACGGTCAACTCCTTCTCCGGCCAGAAGTTCACCGAGGTCGCCAAGGCCTACTGCCGGCTCATCGACGCGGCGACCGACGAGGAGCTCGTGCGCTTCGACCTGACCGGCGCCGAACCCCAGACCGGCGTCATGATGGCCAAGCTGATCCGGCAGTTCTCCGGCGAATGGGAGATGACCGCCATGGGCGACTTTGTGAAGTCCCGCACAGTGCGCGGGATGGTCAAGCCGGCCGCCGAGTCACTCTGA
- a CDS encoding alkaline phosphatase PhoX, producing the protein MPLSRRDFTARTALAGAGVALTGTVAALATAPGALAADDPGPGAADAAQGHGRPGAPGYGPLLPDPAGLLALPAGFGYRVITRSGVTTLESGESTPSNHDGTAAFEGARGVTLLVNNHELKGPRAAWAHPVPLTEGLVYDPAASGGCTVVEVRRGGEVAEWVGIAGTSTNCAGGATPWGTWLTCEETEDLAGKNGMTKDHGYVFEVDPHDRRANRDPRPVKAFGRYAHEAVVIDPRQGHAYLTEDASGPNGLLYRWTPPQGFRHGRGRLRTLADGAGVLTAAKCFDKAGQFVDDLSRATKTGTVYGVDWVEVTDRDARSLSVRKQFAAGAVTRARKLEGMWWADGGAYFVSSYAREESPGAAHDGQVWFYDPKRRTIRLVVLIGVNADPGAEGGYDGPDNITVSPYGGLVIAEDGNGLQHLLGATESGRVYPLARNELNIGTPEKPEYSEFTGVCFSPDGRTLYANIQEPGIMLAITGPWRRSPR; encoded by the coding sequence ATGCCCCTCAGCCGCAGAGACTTCACCGCCCGCACCGCCCTCGCCGGTGCGGGCGTCGCCCTCACCGGAACGGTGGCCGCCCTCGCCACCGCCCCCGGGGCACTGGCCGCAGACGACCCGGGTCCCGGCGCGGCCGACGCGGCGCAGGGGCACGGCCGCCCCGGCGCTCCCGGCTACGGCCCGCTCCTGCCGGACCCGGCCGGACTGCTCGCGCTGCCCGCCGGGTTCGGCTACCGCGTCATCACCCGCAGCGGTGTCACCACCCTCGAATCGGGTGAGAGCACCCCCTCCAACCACGACGGCACCGCCGCCTTCGAGGGGGCCCGCGGCGTCACCCTCCTCGTCAACAACCACGAGCTGAAGGGGCCGCGGGCGGCCTGGGCCCACCCCGTCCCGCTGACCGAAGGGCTCGTCTACGACCCGGCCGCGTCCGGCGGCTGCACGGTCGTCGAGGTCCGCCGCGGCGGCGAGGTCGCCGAATGGGTGGGCATCGCCGGCACCTCGACCAACTGCGCGGGCGGGGCCACCCCGTGGGGCACCTGGCTGACCTGCGAGGAGACCGAGGACCTGGCCGGCAAGAACGGCATGACCAAGGACCACGGCTACGTCTTCGAGGTGGACCCCCACGACCGCCGGGCCAACCGCGACCCGCGGCCCGTCAAGGCCTTCGGGCGGTACGCGCACGAGGCCGTCGTCATCGACCCGCGCCAGGGCCACGCCTACCTGACCGAGGACGCCTCCGGCCCCAACGGGCTGCTCTACCGCTGGACCCCGCCGCAGGGCTTCCGGCACGGGCGCGGGCGGCTGCGCACGCTCGCCGACGGTGCCGGGGTACTGACGGCCGCCAAGTGCTTCGACAAGGCGGGGCAGTTCGTGGACGACCTCTCGCGCGCCACCAAGACCGGGACCGTGTACGGGGTCGACTGGGTGGAGGTCACCGACCGCGACGCGCGGAGCCTGTCGGTGCGCAAGCAGTTCGCGGCGGGCGCCGTCACGCGGGCGCGCAAGCTGGAGGGCATGTGGTGGGCCGACGGCGGCGCCTACTTCGTCTCCTCCTACGCGCGAGAGGAGAGCCCGGGTGCCGCGCACGACGGGCAGGTGTGGTTCTACGACCCCAAGCGGCGCACGATCCGCCTCGTCGTCCTCATCGGGGTGAACGCCGACCCCGGGGCCGAGGGCGGCTACGACGGCCCCGACAACATCACCGTCTCCCCGTACGGGGGCCTGGTCATCGCCGAGGACGGCAACGGGCTGCAGCACCTGCTCGGGGCCACCGAGTCGGGCCGCGTCTACCCGCTGGCGCGCAACGAGCTGAACATCGGCACGCCCGAGAAGCCCGAGTACTCGGAGTTCACCGGGGTCTGCTTCTCCCCGGACGGGCGCACCCTGTACGCCAACATCCAGGAGCCGGGCATCATGCTGGCGATCACCGGGCCGTGGCGGCGCTCCCCGCGCTGA
- a CDS encoding endonuclease/exonuclease/phosphatase family protein translates to MRSSHPRSAAVAALVAAALASGLLAGTADAAEGAVSADPVRIHDIQGTTRISPLNGKAVADVQGIVTGVRTYGSRGFWIQDPDADDNPATSEGVFVFTGSVPTVAVGDAVKVSGTVGEYVPGGASSGNQSVTQIAKPTVTVLSSGNALPEATAIDEYSVPAEYAPAGDPAAAGSINGLALEPSRYALDYYESLEGMNVRIGNSRVVGATDPHAEMWVTVKGWENTLKRGGTLYGSYESQNTGRLQVQQLAPLAQQPFPVANVGDRLTGTTEGPLDFNQFGGYTLVARTLGTVKAGTLAPEKTKAQQPGELAVATYNVENLDPSDPQEKFDNLAKAVVQNLASPDIVALEEIQDDNGAKNDGTVSAEETIKKFTAAIVAAGGPAYQWRSISPENNKDGGEPGGNIRQVFLFNPARVSFTDRAAGDALTATGVTKENGKAALTHSPGRIDPANPAWADSRKPLAGEFVFRGRTVFVIANHFSSKGGDEGLTSQHQPPVRSSEAKRLLQAQAVNTFVKQILATDKNADVLALGDINDFEFSNTAKALEDGGALFSAIKSLPKAERYSYVYQGNAQVLDQILVSPAVKNYAYDSVHINAEFSAQNSDHDPQVLRFRP, encoded by the coding sequence ATGCGCTCATCGCATCCTCGTTCCGCCGCCGTCGCCGCCCTCGTCGCCGCCGCGCTGGCCTCCGGCCTGCTCGCGGGCACGGCCGACGCGGCCGAAGGCGCCGTGTCCGCCGATCCGGTACGCATCCACGACATCCAGGGCACCACCCGGATATCGCCGCTCAACGGCAAGGCCGTCGCCGACGTGCAGGGCATCGTCACGGGAGTGCGCACCTACGGCTCGCGCGGTTTCTGGATCCAGGACCCCGACGCCGACGACAACCCCGCCACCAGCGAGGGCGTCTTCGTCTTCACCGGCTCCGTCCCGACCGTGGCCGTCGGCGACGCCGTCAAGGTCTCGGGCACGGTCGGGGAGTACGTCCCCGGCGGGGCCTCCTCCGGCAACCAGTCGGTCACCCAGATCGCCAAGCCCACCGTGACCGTGCTCTCCTCCGGCAACGCGCTGCCCGAGGCCACCGCCATCGACGAGTACTCCGTCCCGGCGGAGTACGCCCCGGCGGGCGACCCGGCCGCCGCCGGCAGCATCAACGGCCTGGCGCTGGAGCCCTCGCGCTACGCCCTGGACTACTACGAGTCCCTGGAGGGCATGAACGTCCGCATCGGCAACTCGCGCGTGGTCGGCGCCACCGACCCGCACGCGGAGATGTGGGTGACGGTCAAGGGCTGGGAGAACACCCTCAAGCGCGGCGGCACGCTCTACGGCTCGTACGAGTCCCAGAACACCGGCCGCCTCCAGGTCCAGCAGCTCGCGCCGCTCGCGCAGCAGCCGTTCCCGGTGGCCAACGTCGGCGACAGGCTGACCGGCACCACCGAGGGCCCCCTGGACTTCAACCAGTTCGGCGGCTACACCCTGGTGGCCCGCACGCTCGGCACGGTCAAGGCGGGCACCCTCGCCCCCGAGAAGACCAAGGCCCAGCAGCCGGGCGAGCTCGCGGTGGCCACGTACAACGTGGAGAACCTCGACCCGTCCGACCCGCAGGAGAAGTTCGACAACCTGGCCAAGGCGGTCGTCCAGAACCTGGCCTCGCCCGACATCGTGGCCCTGGAGGAGATCCAGGACGACAACGGCGCCAAGAACGACGGGACCGTCTCGGCCGAGGAGACCATCAAGAAGTTCACCGCGGCCATCGTCGCGGCGGGCGGCCCGGCCTACCAGTGGCGGTCCATCAGCCCGGAGAACAACAAGGACGGCGGCGAGCCCGGCGGCAACATCCGCCAGGTGTTCCTCTTCAACCCCGCCCGGGTCTCCTTCACCGACCGCGCGGCGGGCGACGCGCTGACCGCGACCGGCGTGACGAAGGAGAACGGCAAGGCCGCCCTGACCCACTCCCCCGGCCGGATCGACCCGGCGAACCCGGCGTGGGCCGACAGCCGCAAGCCGCTGGCCGGCGAGTTCGTCTTCCGCGGCCGCACGGTCTTCGTGATCGCCAACCACTTCAGCTCCAAGGGCGGCGACGAGGGCCTGACCTCGCAGCACCAGCCTCCGGTGCGCTCGTCCGAGGCCAAGCGGCTGCTCCAGGCGCAGGCGGTGAACACCTTCGTCAAGCAGATCCTCGCGACCGACAAGAACGCGGACGTCCTCGCCCTCGGCGACATCAACGACTTCGAGTTCTCGAACACGGCGAAGGCGCTGGAGGACGGCGGGGCCCTGTTCTCGGCGATCAAGTCGCTGCCGAAGGCGGAACGTTACTCCTACGTCTACCAGGGCAACGCGCAGGTGCTGGACCAGATCCTGGTCAGCCCGGCGGTCAAGAACTACGCGTACGACAGTGTGCACATCAACGCCGAGTTCTCGGCCCAGAACAGCGACCACGACCCGCAGGTGCTGCGCTTCCGCCCGTAA